Proteins encoded by one window of Paraburkholderia sprentiae WSM5005:
- a CDS encoding NAD-dependent succinate-semialdehyde dehydrogenase, whose translation MSTNLEQQARALIRTDNFIDGKWIPAASGRRFAVTDPATGKLIAEVADSGPSDARAATDAAAQALPAWRVSLASERAAVLHRWHALIVENRDALGALISLEQGKPLAEGRAEVSYGASYVAWFADEAIRIYGDLIPQQQRGKRMSAIKEPIGVVAAITPWNFPLAMIARKIAPALAAGCTVVAKPAEDTPLTAIALAMLAHEAGVPHGVLNLISASRAAAAETVGDWLADSRVRKITFTGSTPIGKHLARESASTLKKLSLELGGNAPFIVFDDADLDAAVNGLLAAKFRNGGQTCVCPNRVYVQRGVYEPFSALLCAKVAELRVGPASDPASQIGPMINERAVEKIARHVDDALQNGAVALTGGRRLTELGPRYYAPTVLGNATASMALCGEETFGPVVPLFPFDDEQEAIQAANDTPFGLASYFYSENMRRIERVSRALEAGIVGINEGALASEAAPFGGVKESGYGREGSKYGLDDYLSIKYLCQGGLE comes from the coding sequence ATGAGCACGAACCTCGAACAACAGGCCCGCGCGCTGATCCGCACGGACAACTTCATCGACGGCAAATGGATCCCCGCCGCGAGCGGCCGCCGGTTCGCGGTCACTGATCCGGCTACCGGCAAGCTGATCGCGGAGGTGGCCGACAGCGGCCCCAGCGACGCGCGCGCCGCCACCGACGCCGCCGCCCAAGCGCTGCCCGCATGGCGTGTGAGCCTCGCGAGCGAACGCGCGGCCGTGCTGCACCGCTGGCACGCGCTGATCGTCGAAAATCGCGATGCGCTCGGCGCGTTGATTTCGCTCGAACAAGGCAAGCCGCTCGCCGAAGGGCGCGCCGAGGTGAGCTATGGCGCGTCGTACGTCGCGTGGTTCGCCGACGAAGCCATCCGCATCTACGGCGATCTGATTCCGCAGCAACAGCGCGGCAAACGGATGAGCGCGATCAAGGAACCGATCGGTGTCGTCGCCGCGATCACACCGTGGAATTTTCCGCTCGCGATGATCGCGCGCAAGATCGCGCCGGCGCTCGCGGCAGGCTGCACGGTAGTCGCGAAGCCCGCGGAAGATACGCCGCTCACCGCAATCGCGCTCGCGATGCTGGCGCACGAGGCGGGCGTGCCGCACGGCGTGCTGAACCTGATCTCCGCCTCGCGCGCCGCGGCAGCGGAGACGGTCGGCGACTGGCTCGCCGACAGCCGCGTGCGCAAGATCACGTTCACCGGCTCGACGCCCATCGGCAAGCACCTCGCGCGCGAATCGGCAAGCACGCTGAAGAAGCTCTCGCTGGAACTCGGCGGCAACGCGCCTTTCATCGTGTTCGACGACGCCGACCTCGATGCCGCAGTGAATGGCCTGCTCGCCGCGAAATTCCGCAATGGCGGGCAGACCTGCGTGTGTCCGAACCGCGTCTACGTGCAGCGCGGCGTCTACGAGCCATTCTCCGCGCTGCTGTGCGCGAAAGTGGCCGAGCTGCGAGTCGGGCCCGCGAGCGATCCGGCTTCGCAGATCGGGCCGATGATCAACGAACGGGCGGTGGAAAAGATCGCGCGTCATGTCGACGACGCGCTGCAGAACGGCGCGGTCGCGCTGACCGGCGGACGTCGGCTCACCGAGCTGGGGCCGCGCTACTACGCGCCCACGGTGCTAGGCAACGCGACGGCGTCGATGGCATTGTGCGGCGAGGAAACCTTCGGCCCGGTCGTGCCGCTGTTCCCGTTCGACGACGAGCAGGAAGCGATACAGGCCGCGAACGACACGCCGTTCGGGTTGGCGTCGTATTTCTATAGTGAGAACATGCGCCGTATCGAGCGCGTATCGCGCGCGCTGGAAGCGGGCATCGTCGGCATCAACGAGGGCGCGCTCGCTTCCGAGGCGGCGCCGTTCGGCGGCGTGAAAGAATCCGGCTACGGTCGCGAAGGATCGAAGTACGGACTGGATGACTATCTGTCGATCAAGTATCTGTGCCAGGGAGGACTGGAATGA
- a CDS encoding 2-hydroxyacid dehydrogenase, with product MAVLYKADPVRGVRWAERFAQLAPDIPFRVWPDIGDTAAVRYLVAWQPGELAVALPNLEVVFSVGAGVDQLDLSQIPAHLPVVRMLEPGIVEGMVEYVTEAVLAIHRDLFDYALQQQARAWRPLPLRAAASRRIGVLGLGMLGTAVLERLRLFGFACAGWSRSQREIEGIACYAGDTGLAALLARTDVLICLLPLTDATRGLLCRRLFDTLPRGASLVQVGRGAQLVSSDLLDALRSGQLHSAVLDVSDPEPLPADHPLWAQPRVRITPHIASATRPESAVDAVLENLRLHRAGERMNGLIDRTRGY from the coding sequence ATGGCCGTCCTCTACAAAGCAGATCCGGTGCGTGGCGTGCGATGGGCCGAGCGGTTCGCCCAGCTTGCACCCGACATTCCATTCCGGGTGTGGCCGGACATCGGCGACACCGCGGCCGTGCGCTATCTGGTCGCGTGGCAACCGGGCGAGCTCGCGGTCGCGCTGCCGAATCTCGAAGTCGTGTTTTCGGTCGGCGCAGGCGTCGATCAGCTGGACCTGTCGCAGATTCCGGCGCATCTGCCGGTGGTGCGCATGCTCGAACCGGGAATCGTCGAGGGCATGGTCGAGTACGTCACCGAGGCGGTGCTGGCGATTCACCGCGACCTGTTCGATTACGCGTTGCAACAGCAGGCGCGCGCATGGCGGCCGCTGCCGCTACGCGCTGCCGCGTCGCGTCGGATCGGTGTGCTTGGGCTCGGCATGCTCGGCACGGCGGTATTGGAGCGTTTGCGGCTGTTCGGCTTTGCATGCGCGGGCTGGAGCCGCTCGCAGCGCGAGATCGAAGGTATCGCCTGCTATGCGGGCGACACCGGGCTCGCTGCGTTGCTGGCCCGCACCGACGTGCTGATCTGCCTGCTGCCGCTGACGGACGCGACGCGTGGGCTGCTGTGCCGCCGGCTATTCGACACGCTGCCCCGGGGCGCGTCGCTGGTGCAGGTCGGGCGCGGCGCGCAACTCGTCAGCAGCGATCTGCTCGACGCGCTGCGCAGCGGGCAGCTGCATAGCGCGGTGCTCGACGTCAGCGACCCCGAGCCGCTACCCGCGGACCATCCGCTGTGGGCGCAACCCCGCGTGCGTATCACGCCACATATCGCGAGCGCGACGCGGCCCGAATCGGCTGTCGATGCGGTGCTGGAAAACCTGCGTCTTCATCGCGCCGGCGAGCGCATGAACGGCCTGATCGACCGAACCCGCGGCTACTGA
- a CDS encoding haloacid dehalogenase type II: MIDFEPKYITFDCYGTLTHFQMGQTARQLYGDKLDKAKMDEFVEFFRGYRLDEVLGAWKPYRDVVVNSVRRTCARTGVPFDEATALKIYEAVPSWGPHPDVPEGLSRLASKYKLVILSNASDDQIHSNVDQLGAPFHKVYTAQQAQAYKPLQKAFEYMFSQLDCNPEDVLHVSSSFRYDLMTAYDMGIKHKAFVNRRHEPLNPYYGVNEVSGIPQLASLLGL, translated from the coding sequence ATGATCGATTTCGAGCCGAAGTACATCACTTTCGACTGCTATGGCACGCTGACTCATTTCCAGATGGGCCAGACCGCGCGCCAGCTTTACGGCGACAAGCTGGACAAGGCGAAGATGGATGAGTTCGTCGAGTTCTTCCGTGGCTATCGCCTCGACGAAGTACTGGGTGCATGGAAACCCTACCGCGACGTGGTCGTGAACTCGGTGCGCCGCACCTGTGCGCGCACTGGCGTGCCGTTCGACGAAGCGACCGCGCTGAAAATCTATGAAGCGGTGCCGAGCTGGGGCCCGCACCCCGACGTGCCGGAAGGGCTGTCGCGACTGGCCTCGAAGTACAAGCTCGTGATCCTGTCGAACGCGTCGGACGACCAGATCCACAGCAACGTCGACCAGCTCGGCGCGCCGTTCCACAAGGTCTACACCGCGCAGCAGGCGCAGGCCTACAAGCCGCTGCAAAAAGCATTCGAGTACATGTTCTCGCAACTGGATTGCAATCCGGAAGACGTGCTGCACGTGTCGTCGAGCTTCCGCTACGACCTGATGACCGCGTACGACATGGGCATCAAGCACAAGGCGTTCGTCAACCGTCGCCACGAGCCGCTGAACCCGTACTACGGCGTCAACGAAGTGTCGGGCATTCCGCAACTGGCGTCGCTGCTCGGCCTTTGA
- a CDS encoding DUF1028 domain-containing protein, giving the protein MTFSIVGRCAKTGQLGIAISSSSIAVGARCPWARAGVGAVATQNVTLPALGPQILDLLESERVAADVALGRALSASEWSEYRQVTVVDSEGRTALFTGKEALGLHHAVAGNQCVAAGNLLAGKPVIDAMVKAFEGAQGALADRLLHAMHAAIEAGGEAGPVHSAALKIVDTPIWPVVDLRVDWADDDPIGKLDALWQAYRPQMRDYIVRALNPTAAPSYGVPGDE; this is encoded by the coding sequence ATGACATTCTCTATCGTCGGACGTTGTGCAAAGACCGGTCAGCTCGGTATCGCGATCAGTTCGTCGAGCATTGCAGTGGGTGCCAGGTGTCCGTGGGCGCGCGCGGGCGTCGGCGCGGTGGCGACCCAGAACGTGACGTTGCCCGCGCTCGGGCCGCAGATTCTCGATCTGCTGGAAAGCGAGCGCGTCGCGGCGGATGTCGCTTTGGGACGAGCGCTAAGCGCGAGCGAATGGAGCGAATACCGGCAGGTGACGGTGGTCGACAGTGAGGGGCGAACCGCGCTGTTCACCGGCAAGGAAGCACTCGGGCTGCACCACGCTGTCGCGGGAAATCAGTGTGTGGCAGCGGGTAATCTGCTCGCCGGCAAGCCGGTGATCGACGCGATGGTGAAAGCGTTCGAGGGCGCACAAGGCGCGCTCGCCGATCGTCTGCTGCACGCGATGCATGCGGCTATCGAAGCCGGCGGGGAAGCCGGGCCCGTGCATTCGGCGGCTCTGAAGATCGTCGATACGCCGATCTGGCCGGTCGTCGATCTGCGTGTCGATTGGGCGGATGACGATCCGATCGGCAAGCTCGACGCACTATGGCAAGCGTATCGGCCGCAGATGCGCGACTACATCGTGCGCGCGTTGAATCCAACCGCGGCGCCGAGCTACGGGGTGCCCGGCGATGAGTGA
- a CDS encoding NAD(P)/FAD-dependent oxidoreductase yields MKLDSYWLDTAPRFAKGAQSPLPQRVDVAVVGGGFTGLSAALELAKRGRSVIVFEAGRLAAQASGRNGGHCNTGVAQDYAALSARLGSERAAEFYRAYAGAVETVKSIIAEEQIDCDVRHSGKIKLAAKPQHFASLAKSYEVLRREVDPDVELVPPEQIHKEIASDSFFGGLVQRNGMQMHMGKFGVGLGEAAARRGAQIYENAPVTNLKPLGGNAFEVECPLGTVRAERVLIATGTSQVGPLHWFRRRIAPVGSFIVATEPLGKARVDALLPTRRSYVTTLNIGNYFRATPDERLLFGGRARFAMSNPRSDEKSGRILREGLARYFPALADVRIDYCWGGLVDMTADRLPRAGQHDGLFYSMGYSGHGVQMSVHMGRLMADVMFGAASRNPWRTLEWPAIPGHFGRAWFLPLVGAYYRLQDVLH; encoded by the coding sequence ATGAAGCTCGACTCCTACTGGCTCGACACCGCGCCGCGCTTCGCCAAGGGCGCGCAGAGTCCGCTGCCGCAGCGGGTGGACGTCGCGGTGGTCGGCGGCGGCTTCACCGGACTGTCGGCTGCGTTGGAGCTCGCCAAACGCGGCAGATCGGTGATCGTGTTCGAGGCGGGCCGGCTCGCAGCGCAGGCATCGGGCCGTAACGGCGGCCATTGCAATACGGGCGTCGCGCAAGACTACGCCGCGCTGTCCGCACGCCTCGGCAGCGAGCGCGCGGCGGAGTTCTACCGAGCGTATGCGGGCGCCGTGGAGACGGTGAAATCGATCATCGCCGAAGAGCAGATCGATTGCGATGTGCGCCACTCCGGCAAGATCAAGCTCGCGGCGAAGCCGCAGCATTTCGCGTCGCTCGCGAAGTCGTACGAGGTGTTGCGGCGCGAGGTCGATCCCGATGTCGAACTCGTGCCGCCCGAGCAGATTCACAAGGAGATCGCATCGGACAGTTTTTTCGGCGGTCTGGTGCAGCGCAACGGCATGCAGATGCACATGGGCAAATTCGGCGTGGGTCTTGGCGAGGCAGCCGCACGCCGCGGCGCGCAGATCTACGAGAACGCGCCTGTGACGAACCTGAAGCCGCTCGGCGGCAACGCGTTCGAGGTGGAGTGTCCGCTCGGCACGGTACGCGCCGAGCGCGTGTTGATTGCCACGGGCACGTCGCAGGTCGGTCCGCTGCACTGGTTCCGCCGCCGCATCGCGCCGGTCGGCAGCTTCATCGTCGCGACCGAGCCGCTCGGCAAGGCACGCGTCGACGCGTTGTTGCCAACGCGCCGCTCGTATGTGACGACACTGAACATCGGCAACTATTTTCGTGCGACGCCTGACGAGCGTCTGCTGTTCGGCGGCCGCGCGCGCTTTGCGATGTCGAATCCGCGTTCGGACGAAAAGAGCGGGCGGATTCTGCGTGAAGGGCTCGCGCGTTACTTCCCGGCGCTGGCCGACGTGCGCATCGACTACTGCTGGGGCGGCCTCGTCGACATGACGGCCGACCGCCTGCCGCGCGCGGGCCAGCATGACGGACTGTTTTATTCGATGGGCTACAGCGGCCACGGTGTGCAGATGTCCGTGCACATGGGTCGGCTGATGGCCGACGTGATGTTCGGCGCCGCCTCGCGCAATCCGTGGCGAACGCTCGAATGGCCCGCGATTCCAGGACATTTTGGACGCGCGTGGTTTTTGCCGCTCGTTGGCGCGTATTACAGGTTGCAGGATGTACTGCATTGA
- a CDS encoding aldehyde dehydrogenase family protein, protein MSTPSLDFDPSAVPLPQGHFIGGAYYSAGEAQLAVYRPSDGALLGHVPDASDATVDHAVSNALAAWKTSGWGTRSPRERAKVLSRWAELIDRDAVSLAQLETVSSTRPVTESYASDVPFTAEAIRFFAELADKLGGDIAATRRDSLGFIASEPYGVIGAITPWNFPLSMCSWKCGPALAAGNAVVMKPSEMTPFSTLRVAELAIEAGMPAGIFNVVNGRGATAGAALTRHPGIAKMSFTGSTRTGAAIMSDAAMHGTKPVTLELGGKSPQLVFEHVRDLDHTARCIARGFTANGGQACVAGTRLIVHERMAEPLIDAIQRQLRPIKPGPLWDSRTAYSPIISAGQARRIEALIEQSRDSGAEVIFGGGFFEGTGEGYFHRPTLLANVTADTPAVREELFGPVLTVQTFKDEEEGIALAAHPTYGLAAGVHSSDIGQALRAMRRIAAGTIWINRYGRSGDMIIPTGGFGQSGIGKDLGREAMVASMRHKSVLIDFEAP, encoded by the coding sequence ATGTCCACTCCGTCACTCGATTTCGATCCGTCAGCCGTGCCGTTGCCGCAGGGGCATTTCATTGGCGGTGCGTACTATTCGGCGGGCGAAGCGCAGCTCGCCGTTTACCGGCCGTCGGATGGCGCGCTGCTTGGCCATGTGCCGGACGCGTCGGACGCGACCGTCGATCACGCGGTGAGCAATGCGTTGGCTGCATGGAAGACGAGCGGGTGGGGCACGCGTTCTCCGCGCGAACGCGCGAAGGTGCTGAGCCGCTGGGCCGAGCTGATCGATCGCGATGCGGTGAGCCTCGCGCAACTCGAAACGGTCAGCTCGACACGTCCGGTGACGGAAAGCTACGCGTCCGATGTGCCGTTCACTGCCGAGGCGATCCGCTTTTTCGCGGAACTGGCCGACAAGCTCGGTGGCGATATCGCGGCCACGCGCCGCGACAGTCTCGGTTTTATCGCATCGGAGCCGTACGGTGTGATCGGGGCGATCACACCGTGGAATTTCCCGCTGTCGATGTGCTCATGGAAGTGCGGCCCCGCGCTCGCGGCGGGCAACGCGGTCGTGATGAAACCGTCGGAAATGACGCCCTTCTCGACGCTGCGCGTCGCGGAACTCGCCATCGAAGCGGGCATGCCGGCTGGCATCTTCAATGTGGTGAATGGCCGTGGCGCGACGGCGGGCGCCGCGCTGACGCGTCACCCCGGCATTGCCAAAATGAGCTTCACAGGTTCGACCCGCACCGGCGCCGCGATCATGAGCGACGCCGCGATGCACGGCACCAAACCCGTCACGCTGGAACTCGGCGGCAAGAGCCCGCAACTGGTGTTCGAGCACGTGCGGGACCTCGATCATACGGCGCGCTGCATCGCCCGCGGCTTTACGGCCAACGGCGGCCAGGCCTGCGTGGCCGGTACGCGGCTGATCGTGCACGAGCGCATGGCCGAGCCGCTGATCGACGCCATTCAACGGCAGCTGCGGCCGATCAAGCCCGGTCCGCTGTGGGACAGTCGCACCGCTTATTCGCCGATCATCAGTGCCGGCCAGGCGCGGCGCATCGAAGCGCTGATCGAGCAAAGCCGCGACAGCGGTGCGGAAGTGATCTTCGGCGGCGGCTTTTTCGAAGGCACCGGCGAAGGCTATTTCCACCGCCCCACACTGCTCGCCAATGTGACCGCCGACACGCCCGCGGTGCGCGAGGAGCTGTTCGGCCCGGTGTTGACGGTACAGACATTCAAAGACGAGGAAGAGGGCATCGCGCTCGCCGCGCATCCGACCTACGGTCTCGCGGCGGGCGTCCATAGCAGCGACATCGGCCAGGCGCTGCGGGCGATGCGCCGCATCGCGGCGGGCACGATCTGGATCAACCGCTACGGCCGCAGCGGCGACATGATCATTCCGACGGGCGGCTTCGGCCAATCCGGTATCGGCAAGGATCTCGGCCGCGAGGCGATGGTGGCGAGCATGCGGCACAAGAGCGTGCTGATCGATTTCGAAGCGCCGTGA
- a CDS encoding RidA family protein — protein sequence MPTHTRIRMFNTKDTYPNQSLDNDLCQAVRAGNTVYVRGQVGTDFDGKLIGLGDPRAQTEQAMKNVKQLLEEAGSDLSHIVKTTTYLTDPRYREPVYQEVGKWLKGVYPISTGLCVSALGQPQWLMEIDVIAVIPDDWKPGQM from the coding sequence ATGCCTACGCATACCCGCATCCGCATGTTCAATACGAAGGATACGTACCCGAACCAGTCGCTCGACAACGATCTTTGCCAGGCGGTTCGCGCGGGCAATACGGTCTATGTGCGCGGCCAGGTCGGTACGGATTTCGACGGCAAGCTGATCGGTCTCGGCGATCCCCGCGCGCAGACCGAGCAGGCGATGAAGAACGTCAAGCAACTGCTCGAAGAAGCGGGCAGCGACCTGTCGCATATCGTCAAAACGACGACTTACCTCACCGACCCTCGTTATCGCGAGCCGGTGTATCAGGAGGTCGGCAAGTGGCTCAAGGGCGTGTATCCGATTTCGACTGGGCTGTGCGTCAGCGCGCTCGGCCAGCCGCAATGGCTGATGGAAATCGACGTAATCGCCGTGATTCCAGACGACTGGAAGCCCGGCCAGATGTAA
- a CDS encoding cupin domain-containing protein has protein sequence MQRTQISKKRAADPGHGDVGARLRALRVAQSLSINELAMRAGVSVGTVSQVERNKANPSVRILERLRQALAVPLTALLEEDDAVSDPVTGDFVRKAAERPLFEVGKNGMQKELLSPHGDHDLQMMIIMLPPGAGSEEVLVGIGEKAGLVLDGTVVLNVGERRSELHAGDSFQFKSTVPHSVRNESRKIARLLWIMNTQPPVIHL, from the coding sequence ATGCAGCGAACACAGATCAGCAAGAAGCGCGCGGCCGACCCGGGTCACGGCGACGTCGGCGCTCGTCTGCGCGCGTTGCGCGTCGCGCAGAGTCTGTCGATCAACGAGCTGGCGATGCGCGCGGGCGTATCGGTGGGCACGGTGAGCCAGGTCGAGCGCAACAAGGCCAATCCGTCGGTGCGTATTCTCGAGCGCCTGCGCCAGGCGTTGGCGGTGCCGCTTACCGCGCTTCTCGAAGAAGACGACGCGGTCTCGGACCCGGTCACCGGCGATTTCGTGCGCAAGGCGGCCGAGAGGCCGCTGTTCGAAGTCGGCAAGAACGGCATGCAGAAAGAATTGTTGTCACCGCACGGCGATCACGATTTGCAGATGATGATCATCATGCTGCCGCCCGGTGCCGGTTCCGAAGAAGTACTGGTCGGCATCGGCGAGAAGGCGGGGCTGGTGCTGGACGGCACGGTCGTGCTGAACGTCGGCGAGCGGCGCTCCGAACTGCACGCGGGCGACAGTTTCCAGTTCAAAAGCACGGTGCCGCACAGCGTGCGTAACGAAAGCAGGAAGATCGCCCGTTTGCTGTGGATCATGAATACGCAGCCGCCCGTCATTCACCTCTGA
- a CDS encoding M14 family metallopeptidase: MNMQAYPIEVEFPDLSAHADGNTGIAYVHTFDSGQPGPHVMINALTHGNEVCGAITVDALLRSGLRPRRGKLTLSFANVAAYARFDPATPDKARFVDQDFNRVWTAAKLDDVTVRSSELDRARAMRPVIDTVDLLLDLHSMHEKSAPLIVAGPLRKGAELAERLGAPATVIQDEGHPEGRRMRDYEGFGDDASPKNALLIECGQHWEASAVSVARDCTARFLLLSGVVDAADLPAGWIAPLPEEMLIVRVTEAVVAKSMDFRFAGPYTGLETFDKAGTVIAWSDGQPVSTPYDDCMLVMPSLRQLRAGVTVVRLGRIERRIDLRSRQQEAC; encoded by the coding sequence ATGAACATGCAAGCCTATCCGATCGAAGTCGAATTTCCGGACCTCTCGGCGCACGCCGACGGCAATACCGGCATTGCTTACGTGCACACGTTCGACTCCGGCCAACCCGGACCGCACGTGATGATCAATGCGCTGACGCACGGCAACGAAGTGTGCGGCGCGATCACCGTCGATGCATTGTTGCGCAGCGGCCTGCGGCCGCGCCGCGGCAAGCTCACGCTGTCGTTCGCGAACGTCGCTGCCTACGCACGGTTCGACCCGGCGACACCCGACAAGGCGCGTTTCGTCGACCAGGACTTCAACCGCGTATGGACCGCCGCGAAGCTCGACGACGTGACAGTGCGCTCGTCCGAGCTCGATCGTGCGCGCGCGATGCGACCGGTGATCGACACGGTGGACCTGCTGCTCGACCTGCATTCCATGCATGAAAAAAGCGCGCCGCTGATCGTTGCGGGCCCGCTGCGCAAAGGCGCCGAACTGGCCGAGCGGCTCGGCGCGCCCGCCACCGTGATCCAGGACGAAGGCCATCCTGAAGGCCGCCGGATGCGCGACTACGAGGGCTTCGGCGACGATGCGAGTCCGAAGAATGCGCTGTTGATCGAATGCGGCCAGCACTGGGAAGCCAGCGCGGTGTCGGTCGCGCGCGACTGCACCGCACGTTTTCTGTTGCTGTCGGGCGTCGTCGACGCAGCCGACCTGCCGGCCGGATGGATCGCGCCGCTGCCCGAGGAAATGCTGATCGTGCGCGTGACCGAAGCCGTCGTCGCAAAGAGCATGGATTTCCGCTTCGCGGGCCCCTACACCGGGCTCGAAACGTTCGACAAAGCCGGCACCGTGATCGCATGGTCCGATGGCCAGCCCGTCTCGACTCCGTACGACGACTGCATGCTGGTGATGCCCTCGCTGCGCCAGTTGCGCGCCGGCGTCACGGTGGTCCGGCTAGGCCGGATCGAACGACGTATCGACCTGCGCTCACGACAACAGGAAGCGTGCTGA
- a CDS encoding GNAT family N-acetyltransferase — protein sequence MSEFTVKKSPRYRRFTSDDIAAAHALSVAVRWPHRAEDWRFMYDAGTGFVAEDNGSVIGTALCWKFGADRGTLGLVIVSPNEQGRGIGRKLMELVLEELGNRVTFLHATVAGKPLYEKLGFVACGGLTQHQGTLGSVAAVAPPAGEHLRAATPADLPCLIELASRASGLDRSATIPSLLEFAQGVVLERDGEVLGFSLCRPFGRGYSIGPVVAQRSPDDLRARALISYWLAQHAGDFARIDVPGDAGIDDWLTSVGLTRVDSVEKMVRNAGADAREAAPDATWRAYGIINQAMA from the coding sequence GTGTCCGAATTCACCGTGAAGAAATCACCCCGCTACCGTCGTTTCACGTCCGATGACATCGCCGCCGCGCACGCCCTCTCGGTAGCGGTGCGCTGGCCGCACCGCGCCGAGGACTGGCGCTTCATGTACGACGCCGGCACCGGCTTCGTGGCCGAAGACAACGGTAGCGTGATCGGCACCGCGCTGTGCTGGAAATTCGGCGCGGACCGGGGCACGCTAGGGCTTGTGATCGTCTCGCCGAATGAGCAGGGACGCGGCATCGGCCGCAAGCTGATGGAATTGGTGCTCGAAGAACTCGGCAACCGCGTGACCTTCCTGCATGCAACCGTCGCGGGCAAGCCGCTTTATGAAAAGCTGGGCTTCGTCGCCTGCGGCGGACTCACCCAGCATCAGGGCACGCTCGGCAGCGTCGCGGCCGTCGCGCCGCCGGCCGGCGAGCATCTGCGCGCGGCGACGCCCGCGGACCTACCCTGCCTAATCGAGCTTGCGTCGCGTGCGAGCGGTCTCGACCGCAGCGCGACGATACCGTCGCTGCTCGAATTCGCGCAAGGCGTGGTGCTGGAACGCGACGGCGAAGTGCTCGGTTTCTCGCTGTGCCGCCCGTTCGGACGCGGCTACTCGATCGGACCGGTGGTCGCGCAACGCTCACCCGACGATCTGCGCGCCCGCGCTCTGATCTCGTACTGGCTCGCGCAGCATGCCGGCGATTTCGCGCGAATCGATGTGCCGGGCGACGCCGGCATCGACGACTGGCTGACGAGCGTCGGCTTGACGCGCGTCGATTCCGTCGAGAAGATGGTGCGCAACGCCGGCGCCGACGCGCGCGAGGCGGCCCCCGACGCGACCTGGCGCGCGTACGGCATCATCAATCAGGCAATGGCATAA
- a CDS encoding tartrate dehydrogenase: protein MTRKYSIAVIPGDGIGTEVMPEGLRVLDAVCKRFDIGIDYRPIEWASCGYYAQHGRMMPENWKEQLQDCDAILFGAVGWPDKVPDHISLWGSLLKFRREFDQYVNLRPARLFEGVPCPLANRKPGDIDFMIVRENTEGEYSSVGGTMFEGTDREVVMQQSIFTRHGTERVMKFAFDLAQRRAKKITVATKSNGIAISMPWWDARADEMAARYPDVKMDRQHIDILCARFVLNPDRFDVVVASNLFGDILSDLGPACTGTIGIAPSGNLNPDRRFPSLFEPVHGSAPDIAGKGIANPVAMIWSAAMMLDFLGNGTGVERDAHDTIVAAITQVLKDGPRTGDLGGSASTAEVGAAIAAQVASAGRQ, encoded by the coding sequence ATGACCCGCAAATACAGCATTGCCGTCATCCCGGGCGACGGCATCGGCACCGAAGTGATGCCCGAAGGCCTGCGCGTGCTGGATGCCGTCTGCAAGCGCTTCGACATCGGCATCGACTATCGCCCTATCGAATGGGCGTCGTGCGGCTACTATGCGCAACACGGTCGGATGATGCCCGAGAACTGGAAGGAGCAGCTGCAGGACTGCGATGCGATCCTGTTCGGCGCGGTCGGCTGGCCCGACAAGGTGCCCGACCATATTTCGCTATGGGGGTCGCTGCTCAAGTTCCGCCGCGAATTCGACCAGTACGTGAACCTGCGCCCCGCGCGCCTGTTCGAAGGCGTGCCCTGCCCGCTCGCGAACCGCAAACCGGGCGATATCGACTTCATGATCGTGCGCGAAAACACCGAAGGCGAGTATTCGTCGGTGGGCGGCACGATGTTCGAGGGTACCGACCGCGAAGTCGTGATGCAGCAGTCGATCTTCACCCGCCACGGCACCGAGCGCGTGATGAAGTTCGCGTTCGACCTCGCGCAGCGCCGCGCGAAGAAGATCACGGTGGCGACAAAGAGCAACGGTATCGCGATCAGCATGCCGTGGTGGGATGCGCGCGCGGATGAAATGGCCGCGCGCTACCCGGACGTGAAGATGGACCGTCAGCACATCGACATTCTGTGCGCGCGCTTCGTGCTGAACCCCGATCGCTTCGACGTGGTGGTCGCGTCGAACCTGTTCGGCGACATCCTCTCCGACCTGGGTCCGGCGTGCACGGGGACGATCGGCATCGCGCCGTCAGGCAACCTGAACCCGGACCGGCGCTTTCCGTCGCTGTTCGAACCGGTCCACGGCTCGGCGCCCGACATCGCCGGCAAGGGCATCGCCAATCCGGTCGCGATGATCTGGTCGGCCGCGATGATGCTCGATTTCCTCGGCAACGGCACGGGCGTCGAGCGCGACGCGCATGACACGATCGTCGCCGCGATCACGCAGGTCCTGAAGGACGGCCCGCGCACGGGCGACCTGGGCGGCAGCGCGTCGACCGCGGAAGTCGGCGCGGCGATCGCGGCGCAGGTCGCCAGCGCGGGTCGTCAATAG